One window of the Desulfovibrio sp. genome contains the following:
- a CDS encoding HD domain-containing phosphohydrolase yields MAPQELTLPGVAQRNRKAALTMSALFVLAVCLIFLCARWYLQDSRKYMLSEMGQEMNSQASGKVALLTVWSGTLAGQVNVFVSQDLLRLFAAEVSASGVSAQELLQQSQENNNDFADNIIPPGENGVGSQSGLKKLAPRLPLMVNFLKEFAEKNNFTGVCLVNIDLQIYLAPEGQQQVPEELKPYLMGVVENKQPVLMPVRRENGRLVMDVAFPIFAPLYVDATGDRVVSLLLATYSVLPVITATTGESSSSQYNTRILQVVDDGLQRIAPTEATGVVELPGWTLSNGMLPLGTRIDPGLPQGAQEAYGLALPVPNLPWLVEQTLPVSRIDERFAEIRQNVMVASAIMIFLAGVVLAALWWSLVSRNERAVAEQMHRLYLVVNQQKQIMDGVNSALSAGIVLNDLNGVIHYANQSFARMCGLVATELRGRRHSELGMELAHSLVSHTLAVHRSGEAFSFAEALLVDGKLHYFLTSCTPFRDENGRLSGMVSVYSDMTEIALTQQRSQQMVAQTVNAFVRAIEAVDTYLRGQSAFTAQLAVALACGLGRNDAETLATLRTAANLSHVGMIRLPKDLLTKTGTLSDEERALLRNHVEFAREALADIDFGLPVLEAITQMYERLDGSGYPAGLSDGAICQHARILAVANTFCALVRPRSYREAHGMVDALKILGETPPKYDAAIVNALRNYLDTEPGKAFMAQLLADQQPNSA; encoded by the coding sequence ATGGCACCCCAAGAATTGACACTTCCAGGTGTGGCCCAGCGCAATCGCAAGGCCGCACTGACCATGTCGGCACTGTTTGTGCTGGCGGTCTGCCTTATTTTTCTGTGTGCCCGGTGGTATCTGCAGGATTCGCGCAAGTACATGCTGAGCGAAATGGGGCAGGAAATGAATTCGCAGGCTTCCGGTAAGGTGGCCCTGCTCACCGTGTGGTCTGGAACGCTTGCCGGTCAGGTAAACGTATTTGTATCACAGGATTTGCTGCGTCTTTTTGCGGCAGAGGTCAGCGCGTCGGGGGTCTCTGCCCAGGAACTGCTGCAGCAGAGCCAGGAAAATAACAACGATTTTGCCGACAACATCATCCCCCCCGGGGAAAATGGTGTGGGCAGCCAGAGCGGGCTGAAAAAACTGGCCCCGCGCCTGCCGTTGATGGTTAATTTTCTGAAAGAATTCGCCGAAAAAAACAATTTCACCGGCGTGTGCCTTGTTAATATTGACCTGCAGATATACCTCGCTCCCGAGGGCCAGCAGCAGGTGCCCGAAGAGCTCAAGCCCTACCTCATGGGGGTGGTTGAAAACAAACAGCCCGTCCTCATGCCGGTGCGCCGCGAGAACGGCAGACTGGTCATGGACGTGGCATTTCCCATTTTTGCGCCTCTGTATGTGGATGCCACGGGCGACCGTGTGGTTTCGCTCCTGCTGGCGACCTACAGCGTGCTGCCCGTCATCACAGCCACCACGGGCGAATCGAGCAGCAGCCAGTACAATACGCGCATTTTGCAGGTGGTGGACGATGGCCTGCAGCGCATAGCTCCCACCGAAGCCACGGGCGTGGTGGAATTGCCCGGCTGGACCCTCAGCAACGGGATGCTGCCCCTCGGCACGCGCATTGATCCCGGTTTGCCCCAAGGTGCCCAGGAGGCGTACGGACTTGCTCTGCCAGTACCCAATCTGCCTTGGCTTGTGGAGCAGACCCTGCCCGTGAGCCGTATTGACGAAAGGTTTGCGGAAATTCGTCAAAACGTCATGGTGGCGTCTGCAATTATGATTTTCCTCGCGGGCGTGGTGCTTGCGGCGCTGTGGTGGAGCCTCGTCAGCCGCAATGAGCGTGCGGTTGCAGAGCAGATGCACAGGCTCTATCTGGTGGTCAACCAGCAAAAGCAGATCATGGACGGTGTTAATTCCGCCCTGTCTGCGGGTATCGTGCTCAACGACCTGAACGGTGTCATCCACTACGCCAACCAGAGCTTCGCCCGCATGTGTGGTCTGGTCGCCACGGAGCTTCGCGGGCGTAGACATTCCGAACTGGGCATGGAGCTGGCGCACAGTCTTGTTTCGCACACACTGGCAGTGCATCGGTCGGGTGAGGCTTTCAGCTTTGCCGAGGCCCTGCTGGTTGATGGCAAGCTGCACTATTTTCTTACATCGTGCACGCCGTTCAGGGATGAAAACGGTCGCCTTTCCGGCATGGTCTCCGTCTATAGCGATATGACGGAAATCGCCCTGACCCAGCAGCGTTCACAGCAGATGGTAGCCCAGACGGTCAACGCCTTTGTGAGGGCCATTGAGGCTGTGGATACCTACCTTCGCGGGCAGTCGGCCTTTACGGCCCAATTGGCTGTGGCTCTGGCCTGCGGACTTGGGCGCAACGATGCCGAAACATTGGCCACCTTGCGCACGGCAGCCAACCTTTCACATGTGGGCATGATCCGGCTGCCCAAGGACCTGCTCACCAAGACAGGGACCCTGTCTGACGAAGAGCGTGCGCTGCTGAGAAACCATGTGGAATTCGCGCGCGAAGCGCTGGCCGACATAGATTTTGGTCTGCCCGTGCTTGAGGCCATCACCCAGATGTACGAGCGCCTCGACGGCAGTGGATACCCCGCCGGTCTGAGCGACGGGGCCATATGTCAGCATGCCCGTATTCTGGCTGTGGCCAATACCTTCTGCGCCCTTGTGCGGCCCCGGTCGTATCGCGAGGCGCACGGCATGGTCGATGCCCTGAAAATTCTCGGCGAGACTCCGCCCAAGTATGATGCTGCCATCGTAAATGCGCTGCGGAATTATCTGGATACGGAACCGGGCAAGGCCTTTATGGCTCAGTTGCTTGCAGACCAGCAGCCAAACAGCGCCTAA